One genomic segment of [Pasteurella] aerogenes includes these proteins:
- the yfeX gene encoding protein YfeX: MTIQSGILLEHCKAAIYLEADIVELAAIPNAVRAFCEKLAALQQQYPEANLGAVVAFGDRVWKQLADKQSAVELKPFSTLGKGDLTAPATQHDLLIHIQSLRPDVNFSVAQAALATFGSSIQTAQEIHGFRWVEERDLTGFIDGTENPQDEQRPLVGIIQDGADKDGSYVFTQRYEHNLAKWQKLTDKKQEDVIGRTKADSVELDEVPETSHVGRVDIKENGEGLKILRQSLPYGTASGTNGLFFIAYCHSLHNIEQQLLSMFGEIDGKTDRLLGFTKAVTGSYYFAPSLEKLMSL; encoded by the coding sequence ATGACCATTCAAAGCGGGATTTTATTAGAACATTGCAAAGCGGCTATTTATTTGGAAGCCGATATTGTCGAGTTAGCGGCAATTCCTAATGCAGTGCGGGCATTTTGCGAAAAATTAGCCGCCTTGCAACAACAATATCCCGAGGCAAATTTAGGCGCGGTGGTTGCTTTTGGCGATCGCGTATGGAAACAATTGGCGGATAAGCAAAGTGCGGTCGAATTAAAACCGTTTTCGACCTTGGGCAAAGGCGATTTAACGGCGCCTGCGACACAACATGACTTGTTAATTCATATTCAATCGCTACGTCCGGATGTGAATTTTTCTGTGGCACAAGCCGCATTGGCCACTTTCGGCTCCAGCATTCAAACTGCACAAGAAATTCATGGCTTCCGTTGGGTAGAAGAACGCGATTTAACCGGTTTTATTGACGGAACGGAAAATCCACAAGATGAGCAACGTCCTTTGGTAGGGATTATTCAAGATGGCGCAGATAAAGATGGAAGTTATGTGTTTACGCAACGTTATGAACACAATTTAGCGAAATGGCAAAAATTAACCGATAAAAAACAAGAAGATGTGATTGGACGTACTAAAGCGGACAGCGTTGAATTAGATGAGGTACCGGAGACTTCACATGTAGGACGCGTCGATATTAAAGAAAATGGGGAAGGTCTGAAAATTTTACGCCAGAGTTTGCCTTATGGTACTGCCAGCGGCACAAACGGGCTATTTTTCATTGCCTATTGCCACAGCTTGCACAATATTGAACAGCAATTATTGAGTATGTTTGGCGAAATTGACGGAAAAACGGACCGATTATTAGGCTTTACTAAAGCAGTGACTGGCAGCTATTATTTTGCCCCATCTTTGGAAAAATTGATGAGCTTATAA
- the ssuC gene encoding ABC transporter permease, which produces MFSFSAIGRLALVTGGLIFAWFAIVQLFDLPQYLLPSPLSVGQALSSQSTLLWLHSKATLVKILFGLSLGFLFGLLSALILCAFEKLSSFLLPLLVISQAIPVFAIAPLLVLWLGYGMASKIAMSILVIYFPVTTTCYDGLRNTPLQWLDLARTMGVSKKTLLFKVRLPAALPSLASGLRIAVSIAPIGAIIGEWVGSSEGLGYLMLQANARMQVDLMFAALFILMMMALVLYFLADYGLRRLIPWAAHLGS; this is translated from the coding sequence ATGTTTTCTTTTTCAGCTATCGGACGTTTAGCTTTGGTTACCGGCGGATTAATTTTTGCTTGGTTTGCAATAGTTCAACTTTTTGATTTACCACAATATTTACTACCATCTCCACTTTCAGTTGGTCAAGCCTTATCTTCCCAAAGTACCTTACTTTGGTTACACAGCAAAGCTACCTTAGTCAAAATTTTATTTGGTTTATCTCTGGGTTTTTTATTCGGTTTGCTTTCTGCCTTAATCTTGTGTGCTTTTGAAAAATTATCCTCATTTTTATTACCGCTACTGGTGATTTCCCAAGCGATCCCCGTTTTTGCCATCGCACCTTTATTGGTACTTTGGCTCGGCTATGGTATGGCGTCTAAAATCGCCATGAGTATTTTGGTGATTTATTTTCCGGTGACGACAACTTGTTACGACGGATTGCGCAATACGCCACTTCAATGGTTAGATTTAGCACGAACCATGGGCGTATCGAAAAAAACGTTATTATTTAAGGTGCGGCTACCGGCGGCATTGCCTTCACTTGCTTCAGGGTTGCGCATTGCGGTGTCTATCGCACCTATTGGTGCCATTATCGGCGAGTGGGTCGGATCTTCAGAAGGATTGGGTTATTTAATGTTGCAAGCCAATGCGCGTATGCAAGTCGATCTGATGTTTGCCGCGTTATTTATTTTAATGATGATGGCATTGGTACTGTATTTTTTGGCGGATTATGGGCTGCGACGGTTAATTCCTTGGGCGGCGCATTTAGGTTCATGA
- a CDS encoding thiamine biosynthesis protein, whose translation MLQRFFITMMATSIFTFSSLAQANEKLTLLLDWFVNPDHAAIIVAQQKGYFSANGLDVEIVEPADPALPPKLVAAGQADLAVDYQPQLHMQVDAGLPLLRVGTLVSTPLNSLVVLADSGIEKLADLKGKKIGYSVSGFEDALLGEMLKNAGLSKQDVQLINVNWSLSPSLFSGQTDAVIGAFRNFELNQMQLEKRAGRAFYPEEHGIPLYDELILVANKERANSPKIRQFLTALEQASVYLINHPQEAWQAFVSYKPQELDNQLNRLAWQDTLPRLAFSPRALDNARYQKMAAFMHEQGLIKQVQPLNSYAIQVE comes from the coding sequence ATGTTACAACGATTTTTTATCACCATGATGGCAACATCAATTTTTACCTTTTCATCGCTGGCACAGGCAAATGAAAAACTGACGTTATTGTTAGATTGGTTTGTCAATCCCGATCACGCAGCCATTATTGTGGCGCAACAAAAAGGGTATTTTAGTGCTAACGGATTGGATGTTGAGATTGTTGAACCGGCAGATCCCGCCTTACCACCGAAATTGGTGGCGGCTGGACAGGCGGATTTAGCAGTGGATTATCAACCACAATTACATATGCAAGTGGATGCGGGATTGCCTTTGCTACGTGTTGGAACGCTGGTTTCTACGCCGCTGAATAGTTTGGTGGTATTAGCTGACAGCGGTATTGAAAAATTAGCGGATTTAAAGGGCAAAAAAATTGGTTATTCAGTTAGCGGCTTTGAAGATGCCTTGTTGGGCGAAATGCTAAAAAATGCAGGTTTATCTAAACAGGATGTGCAATTAATCAATGTTAATTGGTCATTGTCACCGTCTTTGTTCAGCGGACAAACAGACGCGGTGATTGGCGCGTTTCGCAATTTTGAATTAAACCAAATGCAACTGGAAAAACGCGCCGGACGAGCCTTTTATCCAGAAGAACATGGCATTCCGTTGTATGACGAATTAATTTTAGTGGCAAACAAAGAGCGCGCTAATTCGCCTAAAATTCGTCAATTTTTGACCGCACTTGAACAAGCAAGCGTATATTTAATTAATCATCCGCAAGAGGCATGGCAAGCCTTTGTTAGCTATAAACCGCAAGAATTGGATAACCAATTAAATCGTTTAGCATGGCAAGATACGTTACCGCGTTTAGCCTTTTCACCACGAGCATTAGACAATGCACGCTATCAAAAAATGGCAGCATTTATGCATGAACAAGGATTAATTAAACAGGTGCAGCCACTAAACAGCTATGCTATTCAAGTAGAGTAG
- a CDS encoding fructosamine kinase has translation MWKAISQLLADQFGAYYNIKHKNNVHSGEMHEAWLISDDIQPVFVKVNEKSYRSMFRAEADQLELLAKTNTVNVPRVYGVGCSHSHSFLLLEALPLAPMTDIEMGELGNQLAALHQVKGTKNYGLDFDTWLGPQYQPNSWNGSWAKFFSEQRIGWQLQICKEKQLDFGNIDEIVQKVAQILAKHNPKPSLLHGNLWIENCTSANQKPYIYDPACYWGDRECDLAFTELFEPFPAKFYENYHRTFPLDEGYQERKLVYQLYHLLNFSHRFRHHYIELTKTVLHKLLMQG, from the coding sequence AAAAATAATGTTCATTCCGGTGAAATGCATGAAGCGTGGCTTATTAGCGACGATATTCAGCCTGTTTTTGTCAAAGTCAACGAGAAATCCTATCGCTCAATGTTTCGAGCTGAAGCGGATCAATTGGAATTACTTGCAAAGACCAATACAGTGAATGTCCCGCGAGTTTATGGCGTTGGTTGTTCTCATAGTCACAGTTTTTTGTTGCTTGAAGCATTGCCGCTGGCGCCGATGACAGATATTGAGATGGGCGAATTAGGTAATCAGTTGGCCGCCTTGCACCAAGTAAAAGGCACTAAAAATTACGGATTGGATTTTGATACTTGGCTGGGTCCGCAATATCAGCCCAATAGCTGGAATGGAAGTTGGGCAAAATTTTTCAGCGAACAGCGGATCGGCTGGCAATTACAAATTTGTAAAGAAAAACAATTAGATTTCGGCAATATTGATGAAATTGTGCAAAAAGTCGCACAAATCTTGGCAAAGCATAATCCGAAACCTTCCTTGTTACACGGTAACTTATGGATTGAGAATTGCACTTCCGCCAATCAAAAACCTTATATTTATGATCCAGCTTGCTATTGGGGTGATCGAGAATGTGACTTAGCGTTTACGGAATTATTTGAGCCTTTCCCTGCCAAATTCTACGAAAATTATCACCGCACTTTTCCTTTAGATGAAGGCTATCAAGAGCGTAAATTGGTGTATCAGCTTTACCATTTGCTCAATTTTAGCCACCGTTTCCGCCATCATTATATTGAGTTAACCAAAACAGTGCTGCACAAATTGCTGATGCAAGGCTAA
- the macB_2 gene encoding putative ABC transporter permease — MLTRMLLQSWRHALKRKLLAIITIFLAAGLVSALLAVSIDIGDKMSKELKSYGANILVEPTGRSVLPQGFNDNSALSTQDFLDERELPNVKDIFWRNNIVGFAPLLSANVKAEHQGKNQTQIVSILGTFFDRPIQVPDEEDYHTGQRIISPFWQVQGNWVDDSHDFGEIIPAMIGTQLAQTLGWKIGDRINLSYQENDFSRTLSIQLVGILTTGGNEDQQLVLPLSAVQNLLNLEGKIQGIKVSALTVPENALSRKARLDPDALTAEEYDLWYCTAYVSSISHQLEEAISGASVQPIWQVAASEGVVIEKIQLLLAVVTLAAVVAAAMGIASLMTSTIIERSKEIGLMKALGAYQWQIVLLFYCEAIIGGLIGGMLGCLAGWGLAKFIGFTLFNAPLSFAWIVIPCVLVLSVLIALIGTWFPAHRIARLYPIEVLYGRQ; from the coding sequence ATGTTAACTCGTATGCTGCTTCAATCTTGGCGACACGCGCTAAAACGTAAATTATTAGCCATTATCACCATTTTTTTAGCCGCCGGTTTAGTCTCAGCACTACTTGCGGTATCCATTGATATTGGCGATAAAATGTCAAAAGAATTAAAATCTTATGGGGCTAATATTTTGGTTGAACCAACCGGACGTTCCGTTTTACCACAAGGTTTTAACGACAACTCTGCCCTTTCTACCCAAGATTTTTTAGATGAACGTGAATTGCCGAATGTCAAAGATATTTTTTGGCGCAATAATATTGTCGGCTTTGCACCGCTCCTATCGGCAAATGTGAAGGCAGAACATCAAGGGAAAAACCAAACGCAAATCGTCAGTATTTTAGGCACTTTTTTCGATCGCCCAATCCAAGTACCTGACGAAGAAGACTATCATACCGGACAACGCATTATCAGCCCATTCTGGCAAGTCCAAGGCAACTGGGTGGATGACAGCCACGATTTTGGCGAGATTATTCCGGCAATGATCGGTACCCAGCTAGCACAAACCCTCGGTTGGAAAATCGGTGATCGGATTAATTTATCCTACCAAGAAAACGATTTTTCCCGCACATTGTCTATTCAACTTGTCGGCATTCTTACCACCGGTGGAAACGAAGATCAACAACTTGTTTTGCCACTAAGTGCGGTACAAAATTTACTTAATTTAGAAGGTAAAATTCAAGGTATTAAAGTCTCAGCGCTAACGGTTCCGGAAAATGCCCTTTCTCGCAAAGCTCGCCTTGACCCAGATGCCTTAACCGCCGAAGAATATGATTTATGGTATTGTACCGCCTACGTTTCCTCCATTTCACACCAATTGGAAGAAGCCATTTCCGGCGCCAGCGTACAACCTATTTGGCAAGTCGCGGCATCAGAGGGGGTGGTAATTGAAAAAATCCAATTGCTATTAGCCGTGGTCACGCTCGCGGCAGTTGTTGCCGCTGCCATGGGCATTGCCTCCTTGATGACCTCCACCATTATCGAACGCAGCAAAGAAATCGGCTTAATGAAAGCCTTAGGCGCTTACCAATGGCAAATTGTGCTGCTCTTTTACTGCGAAGCCATTATTGGTGGTTTAATTGGCGGAATGTTGGGTTGCCTCGCCGGCTGGGGATTGGCAAAATTTATCGGTTTCACCTTATTTAATGCCCCGCTAAGTTTTGCGTGGATTGTTATCCCTTGTGTCTTAGTTTTATCAGTTTTGATTGCGTTGATCGGAACTTGGTTCCCGGCTCATCGTATCGCCCGATTATATCCAATTGAGGTATTGTATGGTCGTCAATAA
- the tpd gene encoding Fe(2+) transport protein — protein MKKTLLTSALLATIFASSSALAFKEYPIGEAVTMNEMEIAAVFLQPIDMEPRGMGLSAKDSDIHLEADIHATKGNKNGFGEGEWMPFLTINYVLVNTDTGEQQEGSFMPMVASDGPHYGANVKMMGVGNYKLTYKIEPPSKAGMHRHTDPDTGVGRWWKPFDVSYEFKYTGLN, from the coding sequence ATGAAAAAAACCTTACTTACCAGCGCATTATTAGCGACGATTTTTGCCTCATCCTCAGCGTTAGCCTTTAAAGAATATCCTATTGGCGAGGCGGTCACCATGAACGAAATGGAAATTGCGGCAGTCTTTTTACAACCGATCGATATGGAGCCGCGCGGCATGGGTTTATCGGCAAAAGATTCGGATATTCATTTGGAAGCCGATATTCACGCGACCAAAGGCAATAAAAATGGCTTTGGCGAGGGCGAATGGATGCCATTTTTGACCATTAATTATGTGTTGGTTAATACCGATACTGGCGAACAACAAGAAGGAAGTTTTATGCCAATGGTTGCCAGCGACGGTCCACATTATGGCGCCAATGTGAAAATGATGGGCGTTGGTAACTACAAATTAACCTATAAAATTGAGCCTCCATCAAAAGCCGGTATGCACCGTCACACCGATCCGGACACCGGCGTTGGTCGTTGGTGGAAACCTTTTGATGTTAGCTATGAATTTAAATATACCGGATTAAATTAA
- a CDS encoding YHS family protein gives MINYFFVFILQPILPIAILLGCNWSRFTNFNIRVLLWLGLLSFIAGILLQLNLPTDQLTSLIFNTIILGAIILFYISQFFPSRKLAYFWHYILLIIAGIGWGKNPNISMLTNTDVINTDFILNTGAVIVGILFCLIVAAWLRILLRQLQAKTTQKLTALSGILSSAITLLLITPILSDILLTLMKHHVLDLTKARLSFVAKVSNIQNYSTYFICLLILFSCLCFFMQVHLVRKQQQQTETHPIEKRKKTALVQQSRRTLLVGGFALAVAYSTRLYWDKIASQPPQLSESLPVTPNNQGDIIIPIEQVKDGKLHRFVWVASDGKAVRFFVINRSSKKLSLAVVFDACLLCGDQGYVMEGDQVICVGCGVRIFIPSIGKPGGCNPVPIENWHQTQEHIIIPRKSLEDGVNYFSTIVELDVIDPVDHSQLKNTTTEYKYRHEGQTYFFKNEQNLNLFRDHPEHYLSPLSSNTEVR, from the coding sequence ATGATAAATTATTTTTTTGTTTTTATATTACAACCCATTTTACCCATTGCAATATTACTCGGTTGCAATTGGTCGCGCTTTACCAATTTCAATATTCGCGTCCTACTTTGGCTAGGCTTGCTTAGTTTTATCGCCGGCATTCTTCTCCAATTAAATCTGCCAACGGATCAACTGACAAGTCTCATATTTAACACTATTATTCTTGGCGCTATCATTTTATTTTATATCAGCCAATTTTTCCCTTCACGAAAACTTGCCTATTTTTGGCATTACATCTTATTGATTATTGCCGGTATAGGTTGGGGAAAAAATCCGAATATTTCGATGCTTACTAATACGGATGTAATTAACACAGATTTTATTTTAAATACCGGTGCGGTTATCGTTGGCATATTATTCTGCTTAATCGTGGCAGCATGGCTACGTATTTTACTGCGTCAACTTCAAGCAAAAACAACGCAAAAATTGACCGCACTTTCCGGTATTTTATCTAGCGCCATAACCCTATTATTGATTACGCCGATCCTATCCGATATATTATTAACGCTCATGAAACACCACGTATTGGATCTCACCAAAGCGCGCCTAAGTTTTGTGGCAAAAGTGAGCAATATTCAAAACTACAGTACCTATTTTATCTGCCTACTTATTTTATTCAGCTGCCTTTGCTTTTTTATGCAAGTACACCTTGTACGTAAACAGCAACAACAAACAGAAACACATCCCATTGAAAAACGTAAAAAAACAGCATTAGTACAACAGTCCAGACGCACACTATTAGTTGGTGGTTTTGCTCTTGCAGTCGCTTATAGTACACGACTTTATTGGGATAAAATCGCCTCACAACCGCCGCAGTTATCCGAATCCTTGCCGGTAACGCCAAATAACCAAGGCGATATTATTATCCCGATTGAACAAGTCAAAGATGGAAAACTGCATCGTTTTGTTTGGGTGGCAAGCGACGGTAAAGCGGTTCGCTTTTTTGTGATTAACCGTTCCAGCAAAAAACTCAGTTTAGCGGTAGTATTTGATGCTTGTTTATTATGCGGCGATCAGGGTTATGTTATGGAAGGCGATCAAGTGATTTGTGTCGGCTGCGGCGTGCGTATTTTTATTCCGTCCATCGGAAAACCCGGCGGTTGCAATCCAGTACCGATCGAAAATTGGCACCAAACACAAGAACACATCATTATTCCGCGTAAAAGTTTGGAAGACGGGGTAAATTACTTCTCTACCATTGTGGAATTAGACGTTATTGATCCGGTCGATCATAGTCAATTGAAAAATACCACGACGGAATACAAATATCGCCACGAAGGACAAACCTATTTCTTTAAAAATGAACAAAATCTGAATTTGTTCCGTGACCATCCGGAACATTATTTATCCCCGCTTTCATCCAATACGGAGGTGCGTTAA
- the ssuB gene encoding ABC transporter ATP-binding protein, with the protein MDAISIRGLTLSFKQECLFKDFDFSVAQGEWIALLGSSGIGKSTLLRAIAGLETQSIQQGHIQYQGKIAWLAQQDSLYPWLSVLDNVQLQQHLSATKTAQTQAKARDLLSAVKMSQDLDKPCYQLSGGQRQRVALARTLMQDADIVLMDEPFSALDAVTKLQLQDLSRQLLAHKTVVLITHDPQEALRLADGIYVLQHRPTQLSARLNPPGLAPRALNQTTLWQMQQQLFDALKEYC; encoded by the coding sequence ATGGATGCAATCAGTATTCGAGGATTGACCTTATCTTTTAAGCAAGAATGCTTGTTTAAGGATTTTGATTTTTCCGTTGCGCAAGGCGAGTGGATCGCGCTGCTCGGTTCTTCCGGTATCGGCAAATCCACCTTGTTGCGCGCTATTGCTGGTTTAGAAACACAATCCATTCAGCAAGGACATATTCAATATCAAGGTAAAATTGCTTGGTTAGCGCAACAAGATAGTCTGTATCCTTGGTTATCTGTGTTGGATAATGTTCAACTTCAACAACACCTTAGCGCGACGAAAACAGCGCAAACGCAAGCTAAAGCACGTGATTTATTAAGTGCGGTCAAAATGTCACAAGATTTGGATAAACCTTGCTATCAATTATCCGGCGGGCAGCGCCAACGTGTTGCGCTAGCCAGAACCTTGATGCAAGATGCGGATATCGTATTAATGGACGAGCCTTTTTCGGCATTAGATGCCGTGACAAAACTACAATTACAAGATTTATCCCGTCAATTATTAGCACACAAAACGGTAGTGTTAATTACTCATGATCCGCAAGAAGCCTTGCGTTTGGCGGATGGAATTTATGTATTGCAACATCGTCCGACACAATTATCTGCGCGGCTCAATCCGCCGGGTTTGGCACCTCGCGCCTTAAACCAAACCACATTATGGCAGATGCAACAACAATTGTTTGATGCGTTGAAGGAGTATTGTTGA
- the ywbL gene encoding high-affinity Fe2+/Pb2+ permease, translated as MFIQRYYRLISLIFTLIFAPNTFAADDYQQWVQDIETRLDKTSLLYQQHQIDEARTEVQMAYFEVFENLEGPIRINFSAQKSYQMEATFGEIRKMIGENQPLAKVQERINQLKAELQLILPALTQGHQLNADDQHDVYHNDAILPYWQQNFKTIDDLLAQALMQYQAGDFAAAKKSAQQAQYDGYKNSEMEMAIRQNRSAAISAAINQQFYDLIKLSEQPEQINALGYQITTLLQDIEEQLPQLPTTRESQQSNQSAVENAQDAIPDQDWNQVTTEINQRIQQAIQFAAQGKNQKAMLAVQDTYFDVFESSGMENKVGSRDSDLKLELEGYFTRLVSLMKANENSEKLQQQASALANKLSQTVEMLQGSGQQNDWSMFLYSLLIITREGLEALLIVAAIVALVKNHHQDKLPVIRQSVYVALVASVITAGLFQLIFANSGASRELLEGFTMLLAVIMLFMMSYWLLSKVEAQNWKRYLEGKLSLALTTGSLIGLWLTSFLAVYREGAETVLFYYALVGDATSAVSYFYLLAGLAVGVILLTICYFIMRYSIVKLPLKPFFMFTGSFMYLMAFVFAGKSVLELIEGKLFQPTLLANIPEISWLGIYPYLETLVPQVILVVAAIFALIYMKYQNRQTDA; from the coding sequence ATGTTTATCCAGCGTTATTACCGTCTTATCTCATTGATCTTCACCTTAATTTTCGCTCCAAATACCTTTGCCGCCGATGATTATCAACAATGGGTGCAAGATATCGAAACTCGTTTAGATAAGACCTCACTTCTCTATCAACAACATCAAATTGATGAAGCCCGCACAGAAGTTCAAATGGCCTATTTTGAGGTCTTTGAAAATCTGGAAGGTCCTATTCGAATTAATTTTTCCGCACAAAAAAGTTATCAAATGGAAGCGACTTTCGGCGAAATTCGGAAGATGATTGGTGAAAATCAACCTTTGGCAAAGGTACAAGAGCGCATTAACCAGCTAAAAGCAGAATTACAACTCATTCTTCCTGCCTTGACACAAGGACATCAATTAAATGCCGATGATCAACATGATGTTTATCATAACGATGCCATTTTGCCTTATTGGCAGCAAAATTTTAAAACCATTGATGATTTGCTGGCACAAGCATTGATGCAATACCAAGCCGGCGATTTTGCCGCCGCAAAAAAATCAGCCCAACAAGCGCAATATGATGGTTATAAAAATTCAGAAATGGAAATGGCAATCCGTCAAAATCGCTCTGCTGCCATTTCTGCCGCCATCAACCAACAATTTTATGATTTGATTAAATTAAGCGAACAGCCGGAACAAATTAATGCTCTCGGCTATCAAATCACCACTTTGTTGCAAGACATTGAAGAACAGTTGCCACAATTACCAACTACGCGAGAAAGTCAGCAAAGCAATCAAAGTGCGGTGGAAAATGCGCAAGATGCTATCCCGGATCAGGATTGGAATCAAGTTACAACAGAAATTAATCAACGAATTCAACAAGCTATCCAATTTGCCGCGCAAGGGAAAAATCAAAAAGCCATGCTAGCAGTGCAAGATACGTATTTTGATGTATTTGAAAGTTCCGGTATGGAAAATAAAGTCGGCTCGCGCGACAGCGATCTTAAATTGGAATTAGAGGGCTACTTTACCCGTTTGGTTAGCTTGATGAAAGCCAATGAAAATAGCGAAAAATTACAACAACAAGCGAGTGCCTTAGCCAATAAATTAAGCCAAACTGTTGAAATGTTACAAGGTAGCGGGCAACAAAACGATTGGTCTATGTTTTTATACAGCTTGCTCATCATCACCCGTGAGGGCTTAGAAGCTTTATTAATTGTAGCAGCGATTGTGGCGTTGGTGAAAAACCATCATCAAGATAAATTGCCGGTCATCCGCCAATCAGTTTATGTCGCACTGGTTGCTAGCGTAATCACCGCCGGATTATTCCAATTGATCTTTGCCAATTCAGGTGCAAGCCGCGAATTACTCGAAGGTTTTACCATGCTCCTTGCGGTGATAATGCTATTTATGATGAGTTATTGGCTACTTTCAAAAGTCGAGGCGCAAAATTGGAAACGTTATTTGGAGGGAAAACTCTCTTTAGCCTTAACCACCGGATCATTAATCGGTTTATGGCTCACCAGTTTTCTTGCGGTATATCGTGAGGGGGCAGAAACCGTGTTGTTTTATTATGCCCTCGTTGGTGATGCAACAAGTGCGGTCAGTTATTTTTATCTTTTAGCCGGTTTAGCAGTTGGTGTCATCTTGCTTACTATTTGCTATTTCATCATGCGCTATAGCATTGTCAAACTGCCTCTCAAACCGTTTTTTATGTTTACCGGCTCATTTATGTACCTGATGGCATTCGTCTTTGCCGGAAAAAGTGTACTTGAATTGATTGAAGGAAAATTATTTCAACCGACCTTGCTTGCCAATATACCGGAAATTTCTTGGTTAGGGATTTATCCTTATCTTGAGACCCTTGTACCACAAGTAATTTTAGTGGTTGCCGCGATCTTTGCGTTAATTTATATGAAATACCAAAATCGCCAAACCGATGCTTAA
- the yhjE gene encoding putative metabolite transport protein, whose product MSQPNNAVRVAGATMIGTAIEYFDNYMYAMAAVLVFNHQFFHSADPMSAQLASLSTLALTFVARPLGAAIFGHFGDRIGRKNTFIMSLLLMGISTVIIGLLPTYESIGIWATVALCLCRVGQGIGLGGEWGGAALVAIENAPQHKRGWYGIFPQLGAPIGLLLSNGVLFLVTFLFGDQALIEWAWRIPFLSSAVLIVIGIYVRLKLTETPIFLTALEGQKIYKMPVLSVFTTYFKPFALGLLISIAGYVLFYIMIAFTQIYATGEQTVSAAGHVMGLGISMKNFTALLLLSAFSLALGTALSGIYIDKFGRRIWLIWTTVGVLVLGITLPLFLEQGTEWSLFWFLIIGMALIGMGYGPLASFLPELFPTGLRYSGASLAYNCGGIFGASIATLVMLPLNASYGLIAVGIYLSVNALISLAALWKVKETRDLQLS is encoded by the coding sequence ATGAGCCAACCGAATAATGCGGTTCGGGTTGCCGGCGCCACTATGATTGGTACCGCAATTGAATATTTTGATAATTATATGTACGCCATGGCGGCTGTGTTGGTGTTTAATCATCAATTCTTCCACAGCGCCGATCCCATGTCGGCGCAGCTGGCATCGCTTTCCACTCTTGCCTTAACCTTTGTGGCACGTCCATTAGGCGCGGCAATTTTTGGGCATTTTGGCGATCGTATTGGGCGTAAAAATACCTTTATTATGTCGTTGTTATTAATGGGAATTTCAACTGTAATTATCGGCTTATTGCCGACCTATGAAAGCATTGGGATTTGGGCAACGGTAGCGCTTTGTTTGTGTCGTGTTGGTCAAGGGATTGGTTTAGGCGGTGAATGGGGTGGCGCGGCATTAGTAGCGATTGAAAATGCGCCGCAACATAAACGTGGATGGTATGGCATTTTCCCGCAACTCGGCGCACCGATCGGTTTATTATTATCGAACGGCGTCTTATTTTTAGTCACCTTTTTATTTGGGGATCAAGCTTTAATTGAATGGGCGTGGCGCATTCCATTTTTATCTTCCGCTGTGTTAATCGTAATCGGTATTTATGTTCGTTTAAAACTCACGGAAACGCCAATATTTTTGACCGCACTTGAAGGGCAAAAAATCTATAAGATGCCGGTATTATCTGTCTTTACCACCTATTTCAAACCCTTTGCGTTGGGATTGTTAATTTCTATCGCAGGCTATGTGCTGTTTTATATTATGATTGCCTTTACCCAAATTTACGCCACCGGCGAACAGACAGTTTCGGCGGCAGGTCACGTGATGGGATTGGGAATTTCAATGAAAAATTTCACCGCACTTTTATTATTAAGCGCCTTTTCCTTAGCACTCGGCACCGCCTTATCTGGCATTTATATTGATAAATTTGGTCGTCGGATTTGGCTCATTTGGACCACAGTGGGCGTTTTAGTTTTAGGCATTACATTACCGTTATTTTTAGAACAAGGAACGGAATGGAGCCTATTTTGGTTTTTAATTATTGGCATGGCATTAATTGGCATGGGGTACGGTCCGCTCGCCAGTTTTTTACCCGAATTATTCCCAACCGGATTGCGCTATTCCGGTGCCTCACTTGCCTATAATTGTGGCGGTATTTTTGGCGCGAGCATTGCAACATTAGTGATGTTACCGCTGAATGCGAGTTATGGATTAATAGCTGTTGGTATCTATTTATCGGTCAACGCATTGATAAGCCTTGCAGCGCTGTGGAAAGTGAAAGAAACGCGCGATCTACAATTATCTTAA